One region of Deltaproteobacteria bacterium genomic DNA includes:
- the ilvN gene encoding acetolactate synthase small subunit, whose translation MKHTLSVLVENNPGALSRIAGLFSGRGFNIESLCVAATLDPTLSHLTLTTSGDDLIIEQIIKQLNRLVDVYKVVDVTEEGAYVEREMALIKVKAEAETRAEILRMCDIFRCKVVDVSPRTYTVEVTGPKTKIDAVVELLKPIGIKEIAKTGVIAMSREKKSL comes from the coding sequence ATGAAACACACCCTCTCAGTCCTCGTGGAAAACAACCCCGGTGCCCTTTCGAGGATCGCCGGACTTTTCAGCGGACGCGGCTTCAACATCGAAAGCCTCTGTGTCGCAGCCACCCTCGATCCCACGCTCTCCCACCTGACGCTTACGACATCTGGAGACGACCTGATCATCGAGCAGATCATCAAGCAGCTCAATCGCCTCGTCGACGTCTACAAGGTCGTGGATGTGACGGAAGAGGGTGCATATGTGGAACGCGAAATGGCCCTCATCAAGGTAAAGGCCGAGGCGGAGACCCGGGCCGAGATCCTCCGCATGTGCGACATATTTAGATGCAAGGTGGTGGACGTGAGCCCAAGGACCTATACAGTCGAGGTCACCGGCCCCAAAACTAAGATCGACGCAGTTGTCGAGCTTCTCAAGCCCATCGGAATCAAGGAAATCGCCAAGACCGGCGTTATTGCCATGTCGCGGGAGAAAAAGTCTCTGTAA
- the ilvC gene encoding ketol-acid reductoisomerase, with amino-acid sequence MQIFYEQDASFDIFAGKTIAVIGYGSQGHAHAQNLRESGLNVIVGQRPGSVNYELAVKHGFTPVSAAEAAALADVIMILVPDQSQAALYYEAIEPNLKAGDMLLFSHGFNIHFGQIVPPVEVDVAMVAPKGPGHLVRREYERGAGVPALVAIHQDYTGSALDRALAYAKGIGATRAGVLRTTFKEETETDLFGEQCVLCGGVSALVKAGFETLVEAGYQPEIAFFECCHELKLIVDLIYEGGLSRMRHSISDTAEYGDFTRGPRIITEETKREMKKILAEIQTGTFAREWILENQANRPVLNALRNRDRAHQLEEVGQRLRAMMSWLQK; translated from the coding sequence ATGCAGATCTTCTACGAGCAGGACGCGTCTTTTGACATATTCGCTGGCAAGACCATTGCTGTGATCGGCTACGGAAGTCAGGGACACGCCCACGCCCAAAATCTCAGGGAAAGTGGTCTGAACGTAATCGTGGGGCAGAGGCCGGGTTCCGTCAATTACGAACTTGCTGTGAAACACGGATTCACTCCGGTCAGCGCTGCCGAGGCGGCAGCCCTTGCCGATGTCATCATGATCCTCGTCCCCGACCAGTCCCAGGCCGCGCTCTACTATGAGGCCATAGAACCGAATCTCAAGGCGGGGGACATGCTCCTCTTTTCCCATGGCTTCAACATCCACTTCGGGCAGATCGTACCGCCTGTGGAGGTGGATGTGGCCATGGTGGCGCCTAAAGGCCCCGGGCACCTCGTGAGGAGGGAATATGAGCGCGGAGCCGGGGTCCCGGCCCTGGTTGCCATACACCAGGACTACACCGGAAGCGCCCTGGACCGGGCCCTTGCGTACGCAAAGGGAATTGGCGCGACACGGGCGGGAGTCCTTCGTACCACCTTCAAGGAAGAGACGGAGACCGACCTCTTCGGTGAGCAGTGTGTGCTCTGTGGAGGTGTCAGCGCCCTTGTGAAGGCTGGCTTCGAGACCCTGGTCGAGGCCGGTTATCAGCCGGAGATCGCCTTCTTCGAGTGCTGCCACGAACTCAAGCTCATTGTTGATCTCATCTACGAGGGCGGACTTTCCCGAATGCGCCACTCCATCAGCGACACCGCCGAGTACGGTGACTTCACCCGCGGTCCCCGTATCATTACAGAGGAGACCAAACGCGAGATGAAAAAGATCCTGGCAGAGATCCAGACCGGCACCTTCGCCCGTGAATGGATACTCGAGAACCAGGCCAACCGCCCGGTCCTGAACGCTCTTAGGAACAGGGACCGCGCCCATCAGCTTGAGGAGGTCGGCCAGAGGCTCAGGGCCATGATGAGCTGGCTCCAGAAATAA
- a CDS encoding phosphatidylserine decarboxylase family protein — protein sequence MLAERIPVAREGIPFIATAALATVTSAQLGWEIPAAIAFLITAFVLYFFRDPERVVPADDDAVVSPADGKVLEIAPASDPVLENVKRQRVSIFMNVFNCHVNRAPIAGVIDAISYREGSFISANRDRAMLENEQCALLLRRDDGLECTVVQVAGLIARRIVCRAQIGDRLEKGERFGMIRFGSRLDVYLPPEVEFTVRPGERVVAGQSIIARKGGRLP from the coding sequence ATGCTCGCTGAAAGGATCCCGGTGGCTCGTGAAGGGATCCCCTTCATCGCCACCGCTGCCCTTGCCACCGTGACGAGCGCCCAGCTCGGATGGGAGATACCCGCAGCGATCGCATTTCTCATTACGGCCTTTGTCCTGTATTTCTTCAGGGATCCGGAGCGGGTGGTGCCTGCGGACGACGATGCGGTCGTATCCCCTGCGGACGGAAAGGTCCTCGAGATCGCCCCCGCATCCGATCCTGTGCTGGAAAATGTGAAGCGCCAACGGGTAAGCATCTTCATGAACGTCTTTAATTGCCATGTCAACCGTGCCCCCATCGCCGGCGTAATCGATGCGATCAGCTATCGTGAGGGCTCGTTCATCTCCGCGAACAGGGATCGGGCCATGCTCGAAAACGAGCAGTGCGCCCTCCTCCTGCGCCGGGACGACGGACTCGAGTGCACGGTGGTCCAGGTGGCGGGCCTCATCGCCCGGAGGATCGTTTGTAGGGCCCAGATCGGAGACAGGCTCGAAAAAGGTGAAAGATTCGGCATGATCCGTTTTGGCTCCCGTCTGGATGTCTATCTTCCCCCGGAGGTGGAGTTCACCGTCCGGCCTGGCGAACGGGTCGTGGCAGGACAAAGCATCATCGCCAGAAAAGGAGGTCGTCTCCCATGA